One window of uncultured Campylobacter sp. genomic DNA carries:
- a CDS encoding ATP-binding cassette domain-containing protein — MDLLNIVNLKKFYLREDRSKNVVFENFDLRIGDAPRLISLTGPDGAGKSTLLKLICGIIAPDCGEIKFAGFTPSGENKEFVRANGYMSQSLGLYEELSVWQNLNIFAGLKGLDLKGGEEYLRGLLRRVGLLKFKDYAVDSLSGGMKQKLGVACAIAARPRLLVLDEPTVGVDPLSRRELWAIVREYLDQSGAKCIFSTAYFDEAADADLTLILLGGKIIAQERAAKITAALRDRTFRICSEDYQSLARRLMFKTQRFLKNSPLIDICPRDGSVDLLSEEPISLRDLQEFLNASLEGDGENTERENGSAKFKLSPREASLEDAYIFLNKAEIGAANFGYEKKSFDAAQTVIKVRDVSKKFGSFTAVENTSFEVKKGEIFGLLGPNGAGKTTTFRMICALLGMSGGEISVMGEDLRYAKSSIRSRIGYVSQKFSLYKKLSCYQNLEYFGRSYGIGGMALKRRIEELLSEFGLQRLRNETWQNLPFGAGRNLSMACALIHRPEILFLDEATSGADPLSRRLFWNRINALARTGVSVVVTTHFMEEAEYCDRFLIQDRGKILALGSPDEVCVQDGRRLSVQQAFINEVQKFRSEAGDEGF, encoded by the coding sequence TGAAAATTTCGATCTGCGAATCGGCGACGCGCCGCGGCTCATCAGCCTCACGGGCCCCGACGGCGCGGGCAAATCCACGCTTTTAAAGCTCATATGCGGCATCATCGCGCCCGATTGCGGCGAGATAAAATTCGCAGGCTTCACTCCTAGTGGCGAAAATAAAGAATTCGTCCGCGCAAACGGCTATATGTCGCAGAGCTTGGGGCTTTACGAGGAGCTTAGCGTCTGGCAAAATTTAAACATCTTCGCAGGCCTAAAAGGGCTTGATCTAAAAGGCGGCGAGGAGTATCTGCGCGGGCTTTTACGCCGCGTGGGGCTTTTAAAATTCAAAGATTACGCCGTGGATTCGCTCTCCGGCGGGATGAAACAAAAGCTTGGCGTCGCCTGCGCTATCGCAGCTCGTCCGCGGCTTTTGGTACTCGATGAGCCCACCGTCGGCGTCGATCCGCTCTCGCGCAGGGAGCTGTGGGCGATCGTGCGCGAGTATCTGGATCAAAGCGGCGCAAAATGCATATTTTCGACGGCGTATTTCGACGAGGCGGCGGATGCCGATCTGACGCTGATCTTACTCGGCGGCAAGATCATAGCGCAGGAGCGTGCCGCAAAGATCACCGCCGCGCTGCGGGACCGCACCTTTCGCATATGCAGCGAGGATTATCAGAGCCTAGCGCGCCGCTTAATGTTTAAGACGCAAAGATTTTTAAAAAACTCCCCGCTCATCGACATCTGCCCCAGAGACGGCAGCGTCGATCTGCTAAGCGAAGAGCCGATAAGCCTGCGCGATCTACAGGAGTTTTTAAACGCGAGCCTAGAGGGTGACGGTGAAAATACAGAGCGCGAAAACGGAAGCGCTAAATTTAAACTCAGCCCGCGCGAGGCGAGCCTAGAGGATGCGTATATTTTTTTAAACAAAGCAGAGATCGGCGCGGCAAACTTCGGCTACGAAAAAAAGAGCTTCGATGCGGCTCAAACCGTCATCAAAGTGCGCGACGTGAGTAAAAAATTCGGCTCATTCACCGCCGTGGAAAATACGAGTTTCGAGGTCAAAAAGGGCGAGATTTTCGGCCTTCTGGGTCCAAACGGCGCGGGCAAGACGACGACCTTTCGCATGATCTGCGCGCTTTTGGGGATGAGTGGGGGCGAGATCTCGGTCATGGGAGAGGATCTGCGCTACGCCAAATCATCGATTAGATCGCGCATCGGCTATGTCTCGCAAAAATTTTCGCTTTATAAAAAGCTAAGCTGCTATCAAAATTTAGAGTATTTCGGCCGCAGCTACGGCATCGGCGGCATGGCGCTGAAGCGGCGTATAGAGGAGCTTTTGAGCGAGTTTGGCTTGCAGCGACTGCGAAACGAGACATGGCAAAACCTGCCGTTCGGCGCGGGGCGCAACCTCAGCATGGCATGCGCGCTTATCCACCGCCCCGAGATTTTGTTTCTTGATGAGGCCACCAGCGGCGCCGATCCGCTCTCGCGCAGGCTCTTTTGGAACCGCATAAATGCGCTCGCGCGCACCGGCGTGAGCGTGGTCGTGACGACGCATTTTATGGAGGAGGCGGAGTATTGCGATCGGTTTTTGATCCAAGATCGCGGCAAAATCCTAGCGCTAGGCAGCCCCGACGAGGTCTGCGTGCAAGACGGGCGGCGGCTTAGCGTGCAACAGGCCTTCATAAACGAGGTGCAAAAATTTAGAAGCGAGGCGGGCGATGAGGGCTTTTGA